The proteins below are encoded in one region of Solenopsis invicta isolate M01_SB chromosome 8, UNIL_Sinv_3.0, whole genome shotgun sequence:
- the LOC105207378 gene encoding 40S ribosomal protein S15, translating to MAEADETQKKKRTFRKFTFRGVDLDQLLDMPNEQLMDLMHARARRRFSHGLKRKSMALVKKLRKAKKETPPNEKPEIVKTHLRNMIIVPEMVGSIVGVYNGKTFNQVEIKPEMIGHYLGEFSVTYKPVKHGRPGIGATHSSRFIPLK from the exons ATGGCTGAA gCAGATGAAACCCAGAAGAAGAAGAGGACCTTCAGGAAGTTTACCTTCCGGGGGGTCGATCTTGATCAACTACTGGATATgccaaa TGAGCAGCTGATGGATTTGATGCATGCAAGAGCACGTAGGCGCTTTTCTCATGGCTTGAAAAGGAAATCTATGGCTCTCGTCAAGAAGCTACGCAAGGCTAAAAAAGAGACACCACCCAATGAAAAACCTGAGATTGTCAAGACTCATTTACGCAACATGATCATTGTGCCAGAAATGGTTGGTTCAATTGTTGGTGTATACAATGGCAAAACTTTTAATCAAGTTGAGATCAAACCAGAAATGATTGGCCATTATCTTGGAGAATTCTCTGTTACATACAAACCTGTTAAACATGGTAGACCTGGTATTGGTGCTACCCACTCTTCAAGATTTATTCCactcaaataa